From the Salipiger sp. CCB-MM3 genome, the window CGGGGCCTTCGTGCCCGGCGCGGTCGAGAGCGACCTGCAGGGCGTGGCCGACAAGGTGGCGCAGCGGCTCGATCTTATTGCGCTAGAGTATGAGAAGGGCTGGCAGGGCCGGATCACGCAGGACCGTGGGATTCGGCTCGCGCGTATTCTGCGCGGCGTTGAAGAGGTCCGCACGCTCGACGGCCCGATGCTGCGCTCGGGCGAGTCGCGCCGCACCGGCAGCTTCACCGATGCGCTGCAGGCGGTCTATCAGACCCCGGCAACGCTGGAGCGCAAGGACCGCCGTCAGGCGATCTTTGGCCCGCTCGGCCTGCTCGAGGCAGTTCTTGAAGAGGGTGAGAAGGGCCTGTCGCTGCAGCGCTACAAGGGTCTGGGCGAGATGAACCCCGGTCAGCTGTGGGAGACGACGCTCGACCCCGACGCCCGCACCCTGCTGCAGGTGAAGGTGGACGACATGGCCGAGGCCGACGATCTCTTCACCAAGCTGATGGGCGACGTGGTGGAGCCGCGCCGCGACTTCATCCAGCAGAACGCGCTGAGCGTGGAGAACCTCGACTTCTGATCCGGCGGGTCCTGGCGGCCGGCATGAGACAGAGGCGTGAGTAAAAAGAAAACGGCGCGTGGGGGTCTCCACGCGCCGCTTTTCATATTCGGCTCAGAACAGGGCTCAGCCGTGCGCCTTGGCGTAGCCTTCCAGAAGCATCGGGAAATCCGCCTCGGGAGGGAATCCCTTGTAGTGATGCGCGGCCGCTGTGGTCGCCCAGTCGAGGCGGTCCACGGTCATCGTCTCGATATAAGGCGTGCACCAGTCCGGCACGTCGAACATCGACGGGCGTACATTCACGAAATTCTCGACCCCGACGATCCGGGTGAACACCCAGCCCTGACAGTCGCTGCACATATAGTGATCGAGGTCAGGCCCTTTGATCCCGCCCTTCACTGGCGTGCCGGAGACCACGCGAAATCCGTCACCGGGCACCATCATCGTCAGGGAAAAGGCGCTGGCGCTCATCTTCTGGCAGCCGCGGCAATGGCAGGCGGCGGTCATCATGGGCGGTTTGCTCACTTCGACCTGCAGTGCGCCGCAGCGGCAGCTGCCGGTTTGGGGAAGGTCGGTCATCTGGGTTTCCTCTTCTCCGAATGTGGGGGTGAGCCTCGGGCGGCCAAAGAAAAAGCCGGCCCCGGGGCCGGCTTTGCGCTCACTCGGTCCGCAGGCTGGCGGCCGAT encodes:
- a CDS encoding GFA family protein, which produces MTDLPQTGSCRCGALQVEVSKPPMMTAACHCRGCQKMSASAFSLTMMVPGDGFRVVSGTPVKGGIKGPDLDHYMCSDCQGWVFTRIVGVENFVNVRPSMFDVPDWCTPYIETMTVDRLDWATTAAAHHYKGFPPEADFPMLLEGYAKAHG